TGGAAGCCCTCGCCCGAAGGCGTGATCGGCTGGGATAGCCCGTGGGGCCGGGGCCGGCCGGGCTGGCATATCGAATGCTCGGCGATGATCGAGAAGCATCTCGGCGAGACGATCGACATCCATGCCGGCGGCCACGATCTCATCTTCCCGCATCACGAGAACGAGATCGCGCAGAGCCGCTGCGCGCATGGCGGCGCGCCGCTCGCGCGCTACTGGCTGCACAACGGCTTCCTCTCGATGGCGGGCGGCGAGAAGATGTCGAAGAGCCTCGGCAACGTCGTTACGGTCGGTGAGCTGCTGAGCGAGGGCCACAAGGGCGAGACTTTGCGCCTGGCCCTGCTCTCGGCCCATTATCGCCAGCCGCTCGAATGGTCGTCCCAGCTCATCGCCCAGAGCAAGGCGACGCTCGACCGTCTCTATCGCGCGGCGGGCGACGCCATCGGGGGCGAGGCCGAGCCGACCGTGATCGAAGCGCTGGCCGACGACCTCAATACGCCGCTGGCGCTGTCGCGGCTCGTCGCGATCCACGATCCGGCGACGCTACGGGCCAGCGCGGTCCTGCTCGGGCTGCTCGGCACCGGCGCGACCCAATGGTTCCAGGGCGAGGGCGACAGCGGCGTCGAGGAGCGCATCGAGGCGCGGGCGGCAGCCAAGAAGAATCGTGACTTCGCCGAGGCGGACCGGATTCGCGCCGAACTCACCGCCGACGGCATCCTGCTCGAGGACGGGCCGGCCGGGACGACTTGGCGCCGGGCCTAGCCGGCGCTCGCCAACGGCCGCTGCCGCGCCTATATCGGCGCGGTGACTACCGCCCTCTATAATCGCGACATTCTCCGGCTGGCGGCTTCGATCCCGCACCAGCGTCGGCTCGACCACCCGCAGGCGACCGCCGAGAAGCGCTCGCCGGTCTGCGGGAGCCG
This portion of the Sphingomonas sp. LY54 genome encodes:
- the cysS gene encoding cysteine--tRNA ligase, which produces MIRLHDTMARAKRDFEPADESRVTMYVCGPTVYNRAHIGNARPYVVFDVLARLIRHRYGPDSLAYARNFTDVDDKIIDAARAEGVDPSVVTERYEQLFLDDMGALGVLPTTYMPRATEHIGEMIAMIGRLIETGHAYEADGHVLFHVPSDPEYGALGRRDRDAMVAGARVEVASYKKDPADFVLWKPSPEGVIGWDSPWGRGRPGWHIECSAMIEKHLGETIDIHAGGHDLIFPHHENEIAQSRCAHGGAPLARYWLHNGFLSMAGGEKMSKSLGNVVTVGELLSEGHKGETLRLALLSAHYRQPLEWSSQLIAQSKATLDRLYRAAGDAIGGEAEPTVIEALADDLNTPLALSRLVAIHDPATLRASAVLLGLLGTGATQWFQGEGDSGVEERIEARAAAKKNRDFAEADRIRAELTADGILLEDGPAGTTWRRA